In Desulfovibrio psychrotolerans, a single window of DNA contains:
- the gnd gene encoding phosphogluconate dehydrogenase (NAD(+)-dependent, decarboxylating), whose translation MWRAHAEPRRNHNEEKEASMHIAMMGLGRMGMNMARRLLRGGHTVTVWNRSADKVRQMVQEGAQGADSPEAMVRMLPQPRIVWCMLPAGDVTRQTLETLAGLLSPGDMVIEGANSYWRDDAPQAAMLAERGIGYVDAGVSGGIWGLEEGYCTMVGGDAAHVALAAPALDTLAPADGWRHVGPVGAGHFVKMVHNGIEYALMESYGEGFQLLREGPFPGLDLHAVAALWNRGSVVRSWLLELLEAALQKDPQLDSIQGYVEDSGAGRWTVLETVHHGVAAPVLAQALYRRFASRQDNAFSNRVLAALRNEFGGHAVKRS comes from the coding sequence ATATGGCGCGCGCATGCTGAACCGCGCCGCAACCATAACGAGGAAAAGGAAGCTTCCATGCACATAGCTATGATGGGTCTGGGCAGAATGGGTATGAACATGGCCCGCCGCCTGTTGCGCGGCGGCCACACGGTAACTGTGTGGAACCGCTCTGCCGACAAGGTGCGGCAGATGGTACAGGAAGGCGCGCAGGGAGCGGATTCACCGGAAGCGATGGTGCGGATGCTCCCGCAGCCGCGCATTGTGTGGTGCATGCTCCCGGCGGGCGATGTGACCCGCCAGACACTGGAAACACTGGCGGGTCTGCTCTCTCCCGGCGACATGGTGATAGAAGGGGCAAACTCCTACTGGCGTGACGATGCCCCGCAGGCGGCCATGCTGGCGGAACGCGGCATAGGATACGTGGACGCGGGCGTTTCCGGCGGCATTTGGGGACTGGAGGAAGGCTACTGCACCATGGTGGGCGGCGATGCGGCCCACGTTGCCCTTGCCGCCCCCGCGCTGGATACCCTTGCCCCCGCCGATGGCTGGCGGCACGTGGGACCTGTGGGGGCCGGGCATTTTGTCAAGATGGTCCACAACGGCATTGAATACGCGCTGATGGAATCCTACGGCGAAGGGTTCCAGCTGCTGCGCGAAGGCCCCTTCCCCGGTCTGGACCTGCACGCCGTGGCTGCCCTGTGGAACAGGGGGAGCGTGGTGCGGTCGTGGCTGCTGGAACTGCTGGAGGCCGCGCTGCAAAAAGACCCGCAACTGGATTCCATTCAGGGCTACGTGGAAGATTCCGGCGCGGGACGCTGGACCGTGCTGGAAACCGTGCACCACGGTGTTGCCGCCCCCGTGCTGGCGCAGGCGCTATACCGCCGCTTTGCCTCCCGGCAGGACAACGCCTTTTCCAACAGGGTGCTGGCGGCCCTGCGGAACGAGTTTGGCGGGCATGCCGTAAAACGGAGCTGA
- a CDS encoding metallophosphoesterase family protein, translating to MRIAVLSDIHANLEAFASVLADMDSLASPPEEIISLGDVVGYGPDPEACIRLLRERGILSVAGNHELGVARSDCRRWFNSQSREALNRTCKLVGDETVDFIKTLPMTLQRHNALFVHGLPPDSALKYLYEVDEGQFGDLFGSFAEPVAFIGHTHELELVAWDGTAVRREPLREGVRTLDTAMRYLVNIGAVGQPRDGDPRAKYVLWDTHTRGLAVRFVEYDVETTISKFAAAGMPQRYADRLRGR from the coding sequence ATGCGAATAGCCGTGCTTTCAGACATACACGCCAACCTTGAGGCGTTTGCCAGCGTGCTCGCGGATATGGATTCCCTTGCGTCACCGCCGGAAGAGATCATCTCTCTGGGCGACGTTGTAGGGTACGGGCCGGACCCGGAAGCCTGCATAAGGCTGCTGCGTGAGCGGGGTATTCTTTCCGTGGCGGGCAACCATGAGCTGGGGGTGGCGCGGTCGGACTGCCGCAGGTGGTTCAATTCGCAGTCGCGCGAGGCGCTGAACCGCACCTGCAAGCTGGTGGGCGATGAGACGGTGGACTTCATTAAGACCCTGCCCATGACGCTGCAGCGGCATAACGCCCTGTTCGTCCACGGGCTGCCGCCCGATTCCGCCCTGAAGTATCTGTATGAAGTAGACGAAGGGCAGTTTGGTGACCTGTTCGGTTCGTTTGCGGAGCCGGTGGCGTTTATCGGGCACACTCACGAACTGGAGCTTGTGGCGTGGGACGGAACCGCCGTGCGCCGCGAGCCGCTGCGGGAAGGGGTGCGGACGCTGGATACGGCCATGCGGTATCTGGTGAATATAGGCGCGGTGGGGCAGCCCCGCGATGGCGACCCCCGCGCCAAGTACGTGCTGTGGGACACGCACACGCGCGGGCTGGCAGTGCGGTTTGTGGAATACGATGTGGAAACCACGATCAGCAAGTTCGCGGCGGCGGGCATGCCGCAGCGGTATGCGGACAGGCTGCGCGGAAGATAG
- a CDS encoding protein kinase domain-containing protein: MKIGRYEVRGLLGRGGMGAVYKVAQPLTGRIAALKLLRPADVLEDLMGMDALAAAFEKEARMMAALDHPNIASVWDCDTAVVGGERRPFFVMEYYCLNLGMLLGESYRVEAPTRRLPLDRAVGYALQTLDALARMHHAGIVHRDVKPFNIMVTGRDEVKLIDFGLSRLRGETAPVQERPRGVKVGSPYYAPPEQERDPDGVDGRADLFPVGIMLYRMLTGVLPNDDTLLAREAARSGNGGQRIPPASRYSDDLDGAWDEFFHTATAEHAQDRFADAHTMAAELRRLRDRWRGRVRSVCNLLDDETGPVRAPEDAGGAPRVVRREPCKVGVHEARSRFGLDALWRPVFPGGAASLPLLEDNGDGTVRDEASGCMWVRGSSEYPLTWQEAHEYVALLNETGFAGYADWRLPTVEELTTVLREPPMLGDYCAAPVFGDTGTHGAHDVLWTCDRKSYMAAWFVSASMGFVGWQDFTCRFGVRAVRSVQRRA, encoded by the coding sequence ATGAAGATAGGCCGCTACGAGGTGCGCGGGCTGCTCGGCAGGGGCGGCATGGGCGCGGTATACAAGGTGGCGCAGCCGCTGACGGGGCGCATTGCGGCGCTTAAACTGCTGCGTCCGGCAGATGTGCTGGAAGACCTGATGGGCATGGACGCGCTTGCGGCAGCCTTTGAAAAAGAGGCGCGCATGATGGCTGCGCTGGACCACCCGAACATTGCCTCAGTCTGGGACTGCGACACAGCGGTGGTGGGCGGCGAGCGGCGTCCGTTCTTTGTCATGGAATATTACTGCCTCAATCTGGGTATGCTGCTGGGAGAAAGCTACAGGGTGGAGGCACCCACCCGGCGGCTGCCGCTGGACCGCGCCGTGGGCTATGCCCTGCAAACGCTGGACGCCCTTGCGCGCATGCACCACGCAGGCATCGTGCACCGTGACGTAAAGCCCTTCAATATCATGGTCACGGGACGTGACGAGGTAAAACTCATCGATTTCGGCCTTTCCCGGCTGCGCGGCGAAACCGCGCCCGTGCAGGAGCGGCCGCGCGGGGTAAAGGTGGGGTCGCCCTACTATGCGCCCCCGGAGCAGGAGCGCGACCCGGACGGCGTGGACGGCAGGGCGGACCTGTTTCCCGTGGGCATCATGCTGTACCGCATGCTCACCGGCGTTCTGCCCAATGACGACACCCTGCTGGCGCGTGAGGCGGCGCGCAGCGGCAACGGCGGGCAGCGTATTCCCCCCGCCAGCCGGTACAGCGATGATCTGGACGGGGCATGGGACGAATTTTTCCATACCGCCACGGCGGAACACGCGCAGGACAGGTTTGCCGATGCCCACACCATGGCGGCGGAACTGCGCAGGCTGCGCGACCGCTGGCGGGGCAGGGTGCGTAGCGTGTGCAACCTGCTGGATGACGAAACCGGGCCTGTCCGTGCGCCGGAAGATGCCGGGGGAGCCCCCCGTGTGGTCCGCCGGGAACCCTGCAAGGTGGGGGTGCATGAGGCGCGCAGCCGGTTCGGGCTGGACGCGCTGTGGCGGCCCGTTTTTCCGGGCGGTGCCGCATCGCTTCCCCTGCTGGAAGACAACGGAGACGGCACCGTGCGTGATGAAGCCTCCGGCTGCATGTGGGTGCGCGGGAGCAGCGAGTATCCCCTGACATGGCAGGAAGCCCATGAGTATGTTGCCCTGCTGAATGAGACCGGCTTTGCCGGATACGCGGACTGGCGGCTGCCCACCGTGGAGGAACTGACCACCGTGCTGCGCGAGCCGCCCATGCTGGGCGATTACTGCGCGGCACCTGTTTTTGGCGATACGGGAACGCACGGGGCGCATGACGTGCTCTGGACGTGTGACAGGAAGTCGTATATGGCGGCATGGTTTGTGAGCGCGTCCATGGGGTTTGTGGGCTGGCAGGACTTTACCTGCCGTTTCGGCGTGCGCGCCGTGCGCAGCGTGCAACGCAGGGCCTGA
- a CDS encoding YkgJ family cysteine cluster protein gives MGQTIQRECTRCATCCAKGGPALHRQDMALLEKGAFGYKDLITFRRGELMRDQISGGLVPLEEEIVKLRGRDAASWTCCFLNVVDRLCFIYADRPSECRALDCWNPETIEAMYNKDRVTREDILGADSGAAELVRVHEEKCGYPMLERLAAAFDQDPAAREAFAEAVRFDMAFRAVVREKADIPANEMDFYFGRPLSETAHIFGLRVVVTEHGPQVERESAPAAA, from the coding sequence ATGGGTCAGACCATACAGAGAGAATGTACGCGCTGCGCCACCTGCTGCGCCAAGGGCGGCCCCGCCCTGCACAGACAGGACATGGCACTGCTGGAAAAGGGTGCCTTCGGCTACAAGGATCTCATCACCTTCCGGCGCGGCGAACTGATGCGCGACCAGATTTCCGGCGGGCTGGTGCCGCTGGAAGAGGAGATTGTGAAGCTGCGCGGGCGCGATGCCGCCTCGTGGACCTGCTGTTTCCTGAACGTGGTGGACAGGCTGTGCTTCATCTATGCCGACCGCCCGTCGGAATGCCGCGCGCTGGACTGCTGGAACCCGGAAACCATTGAAGCCATGTACAACAAGGACCGCGTGACCCGTGAGGATATTCTGGGCGCGGACTCCGGTGCGGCGGAACTGGTGCGCGTGCATGAGGAAAAGTGCGGATACCCCATGCTGGAACGGCTTGCCGCCGCCTTTGATCAGGACCCTGCCGCGCGTGAAGCCTTTGCGGAAGCCGTGCGCTTTGACATGGCGTTCCGCGCTGTGGTGCGCGAAAAGGCGGACATTCCCGCCAACGAGATGGATTTTTATTTCGGCCGTCCCCTTTCGGAAACGGCTCACATCTTCGGGCTGCGCGTGGTGGTCACAGAGCACGGCCCGCAGGTGGAGCGCGAATCTGCACCCGCAGCGGCATAG
- the rfaD gene encoding ADP-glyceromanno-heptose 6-epimerase, whose amino-acid sequence MYIVTGGAGFIGSAMVWKLNEMGITDIVVVDNLASTEKWKNLVNRTYAEYLHRDAFLDLVLHDEVPWEVEAVIHMGACSSTTERDADFLMDNNLRYTKAMCEFALGQGARFINASSAATYGDGSLGFDDSVQTMLRLKPLNMYGYSKQLFDLWAHREGRLDQIASLKFFNVYGPNEYHKGNMMSVVCKAFSQIGETGVMKLFRSYHPDYADGGQMRDFVYVKDCVDAMWWLLRNPDANGLFNVGTGTAREWNHLARAVFAAMEREPVIEYMDMPEELRGKYQYFTQAPMRRLADAGCPVRFRSLEDGARDYVQNYLAQVDPYL is encoded by the coding sequence ATGTATATTGTCACCGGAGGGGCGGGGTTCATCGGCAGCGCCATGGTCTGGAAACTCAATGAGATGGGCATAACAGACATCGTGGTGGTGGATAATCTGGCCAGCACGGAAAAGTGGAAGAATCTGGTCAACCGCACCTATGCGGAATACCTGCACCGGGACGCCTTTCTGGACCTTGTGCTGCACGACGAGGTGCCGTGGGAGGTAGAGGCCGTCATCCATATGGGAGCCTGCTCCTCCACCACGGAACGCGATGCCGACTTCCTCATGGACAACAACCTGCGCTACACCAAGGCCATGTGCGAATTTGCGCTGGGGCAGGGTGCGCGGTTCATCAACGCCAGTTCCGCCGCCACCTACGGGGACGGCTCGCTGGGCTTTGATGATTCCGTGCAGACCATGCTGCGGCTCAAGCCGCTGAACATGTACGGGTACTCCAAGCAGCTTTTCGATCTCTGGGCACACCGCGAAGGCAGGCTGGACCAGATAGCCAGCCTCAAATTCTTCAATGTGTACGGGCCCAACGAGTACCACAAGGGCAACATGATGAGCGTGGTCTGTAAGGCGTTTTCGCAGATAGGGGAAACCGGCGTGATGAAGCTGTTCCGCTCGTACCACCCGGACTATGCCGATGGCGGGCAGATGCGCGACTTCGTGTACGTGAAAGACTGCGTGGACGCGATGTGGTGGCTGCTCAGAAATCCCGATGCCAACGGCCTGTTCAACGTGGGCACCGGCACTGCGCGGGAATGGAACCACCTTGCCCGTGCCGTGTTTGCCGCCATGGAGCGCGAACCTGTCATAGAGTACATGGATATGCCGGAAGAACTGCGCGGCAAGTATCAGTATTTCACGCAGGCTCCCATGCGCCGCCTCGCGGATGCCGGATGCCCCGTCCGCTTCCGCAGCCTTGAAGACGGCGCGCGGGATTATGTGCAGAACTATCTGGCGCAGGTAGACCCGTATCTGTAA
- a CDS encoding glycosyltransferase, whose protein sequence is MIQAFTPSGLDVLFDAVPTLEYGAVGREHVWRHIVTALQAADTQRTGTPASAPYGAHPESGADLCRRFAREMLVWALQEDPLDARLLGVAAASSRQDMLAGGIATTCPTGFSDAGPGAGLGVRSGSRRDGQDRLPFDCWHALAQPPEAHSPECEALRCAETEDELWKALPFGTGRLRPGGGGPLFWLREGLERALDAGFFDLARHLVQAMPDDVPQRHALIARLHAGCVLHALYACGDADMQAHEAFAALDRVTHKGFALWRTMRTAGLLARRGDSGAAASACAGLWRATGFHPNLTLLTYELACPAPGADLHNAATATAILLYSWNKADLLRQTLESLRATETGASPVFVLDNGSTDATQDVIAAARAWWQPGLFRDIRLPVNVGAPAARNWLLTLPEVRARSWVAFLDDDILLPQGWLAGLWNTAAAHPGAGAVGCTITDHGPPHHVQGADFHLLPQEHGRKMFGDMAERIFVYSYPMGQSDTSMLRYTRPCLHVSGCCHLLNMRALDACGGFDIRFSPSQFDDLERDIRSCLGGFASVYNGAVRIRHVQHSSLRQARTTAQSGHIHGNKIKLEGLFRDRDVAGLRAAMQGAVRDDLKRKTAELHALFGPRTV, encoded by the coding sequence ATGATTCAGGCGTTCACTCCTTCCGGGCTTGATGTGCTTTTTGATGCCGTTCCCACGCTGGAATACGGCGCGGTGGGGCGTGAGCATGTCTGGCGGCATATCGTCACGGCCTTGCAGGCTGCAGATACCCAGCGCACCGGCACACCGGCATCCGCGCCTTACGGGGCGCACCCGGAGAGCGGCGCGGACCTGTGCCGGCGGTTTGCGCGGGAGATGCTTGTCTGGGCATTGCAGGAAGACCCGCTGGACGCGCGTCTGCTGGGTGTTGCCGCAGCTTCTTCCAGACAGGATATGCTTGCGGGCGGTATCGCAACCACATGCCCGACCGGATTTTCAGATGCAGGCCCGGGTGCAGGCCTGGGCGTGCGTTCAGGCAGCCGGCGGGACGGGCAAGACCGTCTGCCCTTTGATTGCTGGCACGCGCTGGCGCAGCCGCCCGAAGCGCACAGTCCGGAATGCGAGGCCCTTCGCTGCGCCGAAACGGAAGACGAACTGTGGAAGGCCCTGCCGTTCGGTACAGGCAGGCTCCGTCCCGGAGGCGGCGGGCCGCTGTTCTGGCTCCGCGAGGGGCTGGAGCGGGCGCTGGATGCGGGATTCTTCGACCTTGCCCGGCACCTTGTGCAAGCCATGCCGGACGATGTGCCCCAGCGGCATGCCCTCATTGCGCGGCTGCACGCCGGATGCGTTCTGCACGCCCTGTATGCCTGCGGCGATGCGGACATGCAGGCGCATGAGGCCTTTGCCGCTCTGGATCGTGTGACGCATAAAGGGTTCGCCCTGTGGCGGACCATGCGCACGGCAGGGCTGCTTGCCCGTCGCGGCGACTCCGGCGCGGCGGCATCCGCCTGCGCGGGGCTGTGGCGGGCAACGGGGTTCCACCCCAATCTGACCCTGCTCACGTACGAACTTGCCTGCCCCGCCCCCGGTGCCGACCTGCACAATGCCGCCACCGCCACTGCCATTCTGCTGTATTCATGGAACAAGGCCGATCTGTTGCGGCAGACGCTGGAAAGCCTGCGCGCCACGGAAACCGGGGCCTCCCCCGTTTTTGTGCTGGATAACGGCTCCACCGATGCCACGCAGGATGTGATAGCCGCCGCCCGCGCATGGTGGCAGCCGGGCCTGTTCCGGGATATCCGGCTGCCGGTGAACGTGGGGGCACCCGCCGCCCGCAACTGGCTGCTCACCCTGCCCGAGGTGCGCGCCCGGTCATGGGTTGCCTTTCTGGATGACGATATTCTGCTGCCGCAGGGCTGGCTTGCCGGATTGTGGAACACGGCGGCGGCGCATCCCGGCGCGGGCGCGGTGGGCTGCACCATCACCGACCACGGGCCGCCCCACCATGTGCAGGGGGCGGACTTTCATCTGCTGCCGCAGGAACACGGGCGGAAGATGTTCGGGGACATGGCGGAGCGCATTTTCGTCTATTCCTACCCCATGGGACAGAGCGACACGTCCATGCTCCGGTACACCCGGCCCTGCCTGCATGTTTCCGGCTGCTGCCACCTGCTGAACATGCGCGCGCTGGATGCCTGCGGCGGATTCGACATCCGCTTTTCTCCCAGCCAGTTCGACGATCTGGAGCGCGACATCCGCTCCTGCCTCGGGGGCTTCGCGTCCGTGTACAACGGGGCGGTCCGCATCCGCCATGTGCAGCACTCCAGCCTGCGTCAGGCGCGCACCACGGCCCAGAGCGGGCATATTCACGGCAACAAGATCAAGCTGGAAGGGCTGTTCCGCGACCGGGACGTGGCAGGGCTGCGTGCCGCCATGCAGGGGGCCGTGCGGGACGACCTGAAGCGGAAAACGGCAGAGCTGCACGCCCTGTTCGGCCCGCGCACGGTCTGA
- a CDS encoding response regulator has product MLPDTLSDSIPPEAPPRNGYTILTVEDDPVVRDSIAFWLEDAGFTVLQTDNGLAGLQIFRDEKPDAVLLDLGIPGIEGGKLLRLLAGESPDIPIIIVSGRAEIDDAIAAFKSGAWDYITKPIVNMDMLEKTVRNCLEFKSLKERVSIAENRYYSLVRNLPVVVFSMDGRLQLNFINATCAAVTGYAPETALGHPDWFMGHIHCPEQDASRAAFSAAFANPSEPFFHEFQFQHRNGYLVQLQATSISIVPPDAKNGFAGRMDGVLTDVTEHAFLDKLLVQREKLNTLGAMADEIAHEFRNPIFALGGFARRLREKMPELPEAEIILSEAQRLEVLLNRLRDYLSPVSVNLQECSLNGIFRFCADIMRPRLAKNGITPVLELDPSLPPVQSDHNILAHIGMNLITNVSLQMARDETLILRSSLSPGQQHISVIGPLHTTVALHPEHVLMPFEQDGPSQGLAVAHRLAKDVGGLLSVRQEEGMLTLTLSLPA; this is encoded by the coding sequence ATGCTGCCCGATACGCTTTCAGATTCCATACCCCCGGAGGCTCCGCCCCGGAACGGATACACCATCCTGACCGTGGAGGACGACCCCGTTGTCCGCGATTCCATAGCCTTCTGGCTGGAAGACGCGGGCTTCACCGTACTTCAGACAGACAACGGTCTTGCGGGATTGCAGATATTCCGTGACGAAAAGCCGGATGCCGTTCTGCTTGACCTGGGCATACCCGGCATAGAGGGCGGCAAGCTCCTGCGGCTGCTGGCGGGGGAATCGCCTGACATTCCCATCATCATCGTTTCCGGCAGGGCGGAGATAGACGACGCCATAGCCGCCTTTAAATCCGGCGCGTGGGACTACATCACCAAGCCCATCGTAAACATGGACATGCTGGAAAAGACGGTGCGCAACTGCCTTGAGTTTAAATCGCTCAAGGAGCGCGTGAGCATTGCGGAAAACCGCTACTACTCTCTGGTACGCAACCTGCCCGTGGTGGTCTTTTCCATGGACGGACGGCTGCAGCTTAATTTCATCAACGCCACATGCGCCGCCGTGACGGGCTATGCCCCGGAGACGGCACTGGGCCACCCGGACTGGTTCATGGGCCACATCCACTGCCCGGAACAGGATGCCTCGCGCGCGGCATTTTCCGCCGCCTTTGCCAACCCCTCGGAACCGTTTTTCCACGAATTTCAATTTCAGCATCGCAACGGGTATCTCGTCCAGTTGCAGGCAACCTCCATAAGCATTGTGCCGCCGGATGCCAAAAACGGCTTTGCCGGACGCATGGACGGCGTGCTCACGGATGTGACGGAACACGCCTTTCTGGACAAGTTGCTGGTGCAGAGGGAAAAACTGAACACGCTGGGTGCCATGGCGGATGAGATTGCCCACGAATTCCGCAACCCCATCTTTGCACTGGGCGGCTTTGCCCGCAGGCTCAGGGAAAAAATGCCCGAACTGCCCGAGGCCGAGATAATTCTTTCCGAAGCCCAGAGGCTGGAAGTGCTGCTGAACCGCCTGCGCGATTATCTCAGCCCGGTATCCGTGAACCTGCAGGAATGCTCGCTGAACGGCATATTCCGCTTCTGCGCGGACATTATGCGCCCCCGGCTGGCAAAAAACGGCATAACCCCGGTGCTGGAACTGGACCCTTCTCTGCCGCCCGTGCAGTCGGACCACAACATTCTTGCCCACATAGGGATGAACCTTATCACCAATGTAAGCCTGCAGATGGCGCGGGACGAAACCCTGATCCTGCGCAGCAGCCTCTCGCCGGGGCAGCAGCACATATCGGTCATCGGCCCGCTGCACACCACCGTGGCCCTGCACCCCGAGCATGTGCTCATGCCCTTTGAACAGGACGGCCCTTCACAGGGGCTTGCCGTGGCGCACCGCCTTGCCAAGGATGTGGGGGGGCTGCTCTCGGTGCGTCAGGAAGAGGGGATGCTCACGCTCACCCTCAGCCTGCCCGCATAG
- the mutL gene encoding DNA mismatch repair endonuclease MutL, with protein sequence MQDKPEYTSSTQQRRAIRALPPDLRNQIAAGEVVERPASVIKELAENSLDAGATHIDVAIEDGGQTLIMVRDNGAGIPAEELELAVTRHATSKVYSLDELMRVGSFGFRGEALPSIASVSTFSITSAPASETGDAASPTGPAGPTGPASSASPAEAFRIVVEHGMVREQGPAALHRGTLVEVRNLFGNVPARLKFLKTQSTEAKRCQDLLARLALARPDVGVTFSIGRREVWRFPANQSLRDRLSVLWPPAITEDMLPFDAVRQGCRAHGLAGHPQKAQPRADRMLFWVNGRAVNDRLMLRAVRDAYKGRLLSKEYPQVALFLELDPEWVDANVHPAKSEVRFRDENAVYLAVRRAVEQALESLTSLDMVAPGTDPFAAARSSAGVAAGQSAPNGGRSAENGAIPAHPVNTARPQGFWGMLDSAPVIPRQQAQSPANQTAHQPAAGATDAYSPTGYGENSEEGTAPSRQGHADAASGTDARRDLTGARDTRHSGDADDTGEDHPVRIAFTPAPGVRRDSMPAAMEAREPAGYAVASGPTPAARYAGEHIRHASGETGEAGEDVHAADGTAQEAHAAPAGITVGDLTYMGQVGDTYLLVRQGRDRLLVLDQHAVHERILYQRIRREASQGHSQLLAIPMSLPLHASESARLQEIWTELGDMGFSLQTRGSGAVAVLGIPASLTQAEARDFLREALSGQSRSMDDMWVLMACKSAIKANQRLTPDEAAGLIAQWLEVPDRAYCPHGRPTMLQFDSATLEKLFKRKG encoded by the coding sequence ATGCAAGACAAGCCCGAATACACCAGCAGCACGCAGCAGCGCCGGGCCATACGCGCCCTGCCGCCGGACCTTCGCAACCAGATAGCCGCAGGCGAAGTGGTGGAACGCCCCGCCTCTGTCATAAAGGAACTGGCGGAAAACAGTCTGGACGCCGGAGCCACGCACATAGACGTGGCCATTGAAGACGGCGGGCAGACCCTGATTATGGTGCGGGACAACGGGGCGGGCATTCCCGCTGAGGAACTGGAGCTTGCCGTCACCCGCCACGCCACCAGCAAGGTCTACAGCCTGGATGAACTGATGCGCGTGGGCAGCTTCGGCTTCCGGGGCGAGGCCCTGCCCTCCATTGCTTCTGTCTCCACCTTTTCCATCACCTCCGCTCCGGCTTCCGAAACGGGTGACGCGGCCAGTCCGACAGGTCCGGCAGGTCCGACAGGTCCGGCAAGTTCCGCAAGTCCGGCAGAAGCCTTCCGCATTGTTGTGGAGCACGGCATGGTGCGCGAACAGGGGCCGGCCGCCCTGCACCGAGGCACACTGGTGGAGGTGCGCAACCTCTTCGGCAACGTGCCCGCACGTCTCAAATTTCTTAAAACCCAGAGCACCGAGGCAAAACGCTGCCAGGACCTGCTGGCCCGTCTTGCTCTTGCCCGCCCGGACGTGGGAGTGACCTTTTCCATCGGCAGGCGGGAGGTATGGCGTTTTCCTGCCAATCAGTCGCTGCGCGACCGGCTCTCTGTGCTGTGGCCGCCCGCCATTACGGAAGATATGCTGCCCTTTGACGCGGTGCGGCAGGGCTGCCGCGCCCACGGGCTTGCCGGACACCCGCAGAAGGCCCAGCCCCGTGCGGACAGGATGCTCTTCTGGGTTAACGGCCGCGCCGTGAACGACAGGCTTATGCTGCGTGCGGTACGCGATGCCTACAAGGGCAGGCTGCTCAGCAAGGAATATCCTCAGGTGGCCCTGTTCCTTGAACTGGACCCGGAGTGGGTGGACGCCAACGTGCATCCCGCCAAGAGTGAGGTGCGCTTCCGCGATGAAAATGCCGTGTATCTGGCGGTGCGGCGTGCCGTGGAACAGGCACTGGAGAGCCTGACATCGCTGGACATGGTGGCCCCCGGCACAGACCCCTTTGCCGCTGCCCGCTCCTCTGCCGGAGTTGCGGCGGGCCAAAGCGCCCCGAACGGGGGGAGGAGTGCGGAAAATGGTGCCATTCCGGCTCATCCGGTAAATACGGCCAGACCCCAAGGGTTCTGGGGGATGCTGGACAGTGCCCCGGTTATTCCGCGCCAGCAGGCGCAAAGCCCCGCGAACCAGACCGCGCACCAACCGGCAGCCGGTGCGACGGATGCATACTCCCCCACAGGCTACGGAGAAAATTCGGAAGAAGGGACCGCCCCCAGCAGGCAGGGCCATGCCGATGCAGCTTCCGGCACGGATGCCCGGCGCGACCTGACCGGTGCACGGGATACGCGGCATTCTGGCGATGCGGACGACACGGGGGAAGACCACCCGGTGCGCATTGCCTTTACCCCTGCCCCCGGCGTGCGGCGGGACAGCATGCCCGCCGCGATGGAAGCCCGCGAACCGGCTGGGTATGCCGTGGCATCCGGCCCAACGCCTGCCGCCCGCTATGCCGGGGAGCATATACGCCATGCTTCTGGAGAGACTGGAGAAGCTGGGGAAGACGTGCATGCTGCGGACGGCACGGCACAGGAGGCGCACGCCGCCCCCGCCGGCATTACCGTGGGCGACCTGACCTATATGGGGCAGGTGGGCGATACCTATCTTCTTGTGCGGCAGGGGCGCGACAGGCTTCTTGTGCTGGACCAGCACGCCGTGCACGAACGCATTCTCTATCAGCGTATCCGGCGCGAAGCCTCGCAGGGGCACTCCCAGCTGCTTGCCATTCCCATGAGCCTGCCCCTGCACGCCTCGGAATCGGCCCGGTTGCAGGAAATATGGACGGAGCTTGGCGACATGGGCTTCTCCCTGCAAACGCGGGGCAGCGGTGCGGTGGCGGTGCTGGGCATACCCGCCTCGCTCACGCAGGCCGAGGCGCGCGATTTTCTGCGCGAGGCCCTGTCGGGGCAGTCCCGGTCCATGGACGACATGTGGGTGCTCATGGCCTGCAAAAGCGCCATAAAGGCCAACCAGCGGCTCACACCGGATGAGGCGGCGGGCCTTATCGCCCAGTGGCTGGAGGTGCCGGACCGCGCCTACTGCCCCCACGGCAGGCCCACCATGCTGCAGTTCGACTCCGCCACGCTGGAGAAGCTCTTCAAGAGAAAGGGCTAG